A window of Halopelagius inordinatus genomic DNA:
GCCTCGGTGGAGACGCCGCCCAGACCGACCATGAACACCGCCGTGACGACGAAGAAGGCGAGCATGACCTTCCCCGGTCGGTTGACGATGTGGTCGTCCGCCCAGTCGACGGCGCGTTGGTGGTCGAGGTCCATCGGTTAGGTCCGTCGACGGTAGAGGAGGATGCCACCCACGACGACGACGACGAGAGCGGCGCCGATGACGACGAAGGGAACTCCGCCGCCCTCGGATTCGGTCACGCGGACGGGGACCTGGTACGTCTCGGAGATGCTCGTGTCACCGTCGCTGTCGTCGTACTGGAAGTCGACTTTCATCGGGTACGTTTTCGACATCGCGTCGCCGCCAGCACTCGTCTCGAAGCGGATGGTCTCGGACTCGCCCGGTTCGAGTTCCTCGATGAACGACTCGTCGTTGGACGACGAGAGCGGTGACTCGGGGTATATCTTCGCGGAGATGTCCGAGAGCGTCTCGTTGCGGTTGTTGGTCACCGTCAGTTCGAGGTCGCCGCCGTCGCCCGCGGCGAACGTCGCGTTCACCGGTTCGACGTCGAACTCACGGGTTTCCGGTCCCACGTCGGCGCGAACGTCGATGGTGTCGGACTGCTGTTGGTTACCGCTGTCGTCGCGGTAGTTGACGGACATGCCGAGTTGGCGCTGACCGCCGGCGGATTCCGACGAGACGTCCGCCTCGAAGGAGAACGTCGCCGAGTCGCCGGGTTCCAAGTTCCCGATGGCGTACTCCGTCTCGGTGGGCGTCAGCGTCTGTCCCGGTTCCGAGAGGACGACGACGGCGTTTCTCGCGGTGTGCGGTCCGGTGTTCGTCACCTCGCCGGATATCGTTCCCGTATCGCCGACGCGGAGCGAACTCTCGACGCCGTCGATTTCGAAGGTCTGCTCGCGAAGCGCCTCCATCCCGAGCGAGATGTTCGGGCTCCGACCGTCGTTACCGTTCGCGTCTTTGTACGACACCATCGCGTTGAGCGTGTAGTTCCCCGGGCGGGAGGTGGGAGCTAGACTGGTGTCGAACTCGAACGTCCGCGTCTCGCCGGTGTCCCACGAATCGATGTAGCGGTTGCCCTGTTGACCGCCGCTTATGGAGACGTCTCCGCTCTGCGAGGAGACGGTCAGCGTCGAATCGGTCGCGTCCTGTTCGCCGACGTTCTCCATCGTGACTTCGTACGTCCCGCTACCGCCGACCGTCGCGGTCGAGTTCGTGTCGACGACGGCAAAGCGCGGGCCCTCTTCGACGCGAACGGTGGCGTACTCCGTGGTGGTACGTTCGCGCGGTCCGTTCTCGCCTTCCCACTCGTACTCGACTTCGAGCGGAATCTTGTACGTCCCCGACTCGATGTCGGAGGGCACCTTCACCGCGAGGGTGATATCCTGAGTCCCGGGAGTGTTTTGACTCGCCGCGTCGGGGTCAGCCAACTGCTGGATGAACATACTCCCCGTCTGCACGTCGAGTCGGTCCGTGTCGCTCGGACGAATCTCGATGTTGCGTGCCGTCCGAGTCGTGTCGTCGAAGTCCGTCGCGTCGTTGACCAACTGTACCTGTACCTCGTTCACCTGTCCAGGGGTGAGCGTCGGCGAGGAGACGTACGTTCTGAAGTCCGGGTCGACCGTCTGTGCGGCCACCGGCGTCGCACTCGTAATCATCACGCCGACGAGAAGCACCGCGAGTACCTTTCGTATCATGTTGGGGAATCCCCGGGTTTGTCCTCGTGACCGGTGCCGGGAAACCGGTCGTCCACCGACTCTCTCGGTGGGGTCTTAGATTCCGAGATGAGGGGCAGGCATATAAGGTGTTGTAAATCTCTACAAACTAGTCCCTCGTTTGCTTTGTAGTAGAATAGTACAAACAGATATTCGGGCCGCTCCGTCGCCGAACCTGACTCTGGCGGAGGGGCTCCGAAGAACGAAGTCGCTCCCGCGGCGAACAGAACCGTCGGTCGCCGTGGGGTCGAGAGCGCGGAGTCCGAGCGTTCACCGGCGGGCAACGCGAGTGCATCGAAGAGGGTTCTGGGCTATCGAAGCGGACAACGAGGCGGACGAGTCAGTTCTCGGGGGCGAGACGCGTCCGGCAGTTCTCGACGAACGACTCGACCGAGAGGTCCGTCCCGCGTTCGAGCGTGAGGTAGATATCCTCGTCGCCGTCGGCGGATAGCCGAACGAGCGTGGTGCGTTCGAGGCCCCGGACGACGAACTGGGTCTGACCGCCGACGGGCGATTCGACGCCCTCGCCGTCGCCCGCTTCGAGCGAGACGACGAGACGCGAGATGGACTCTTCGTCGTATCTCCGCCCGTCGGCGTCGACGGCGCAGTACACCTCGGTACGGTCCTCGTCGTGAGAGATGGCGAGTCGGAACGCGGACTCGTGAGCGTCGAGGAGGTATTCGAGGAGGCGCGTGTGGGGAAAGCCCGTCTCCTCGACGAACTCCACGTTCACCGACCGCCCGCGGAGGCGCGCGAGGGCGGTCCGACCGTCGGCGGTGAGACCGTAGAGACGCCCTTTCTGCTGTGACTCCGG
This region includes:
- a CDS encoding COG1361 S-layer family protein, which produces MIRKVLAVLLVGVMITSATPVAAQTVDPDFRTYVSSPTLTPGQVNEVQVQLVNDATDFDDTTRTARNIEIRPSDTDRLDVQTGSMFIQQLADPDAASQNTPGTQDITLAVKVPSDIESGTYKIPLEVEYEWEGENGPRERTTTEYATVRVEEGPRFAVVDTNSTATVGGSGTYEVTMENVGEQDATDSTLTVSSQSGDVSISGGQQGNRYIDSWDTGETRTFEFDTSLAPTSRPGNYTLNAMVSYKDANGNDGRSPNISLGMEALREQTFEIDGVESSLRVGDTGTISGEVTNTGPHTARNAVVVLSEPGQTLTPTETEYAIGNLEPGDSATFSFEADVSSESAGGQRQLGMSVNYRDDSGNQQQSDTIDVRADVGPETREFDVEPVNATFAAGDGGDLELTVTNNRNETLSDISAKIYPESPLSSSNDESFIEELEPGESETIRFETSAGGDAMSKTYPMKVDFQYDDSDGDTSISETYQVPVRVTESEGGGVPFVVIGAALVVVVVGGILLYRRRT
- a CDS encoding helix-turn-helix domain-containing protein — protein: MSETWDAAGYIASSRYRLAVCELLSDDGPELPSRIADELDLAQPHVSRALSELRDREIVELLVPESQQKGRLYGLTADGRTALARLRGRSVNVEFVEETGFPHTRLLEYLLDAHESAFRLAISHDEDRTEVYCAVDADGRRYDEESISRLVVSLEAGDGEGVESPVGGQTQFVVRGLERTTLVRLSADGDEDIYLTLERGTDLSVESFVENCRTRLAPEN